One Ovis aries strain OAR_USU_Benz2616 breed Rambouillet chromosome 24, ARS-UI_Ramb_v3.0, whole genome shotgun sequence genomic window, ACTTAGTCTGACTTCTCCCAGTGTGCTTTTGGCTACTTGCTACCTCATTGGTGTTTTGCCAGACAGTCATAGCATGTCAGTCCCCGTGGGACTTTGGTGATCTGGTCATCTAGACAGAAGGAAAGGGACTGGTCTCAGGTCAGACAGCTGCTTAATTAATGGCTGAATTGGGAACAGAAGCTCCTGTCTTCATGTGCCCCAGTCGTGTTGTCTTTGCCCCCTCACCTCACCTTATTGGTTATTTAGCAGCTATTGTTGAAAACCTTTGGGGCGAGTCACGTAAAAGTCCAGAAGACCATCCTCAAAACCTGTGAGCagatggtggttttttttttaatcaaaatactgTTTCCTGTTAACTTTGGATAGGTCAGCATTTGTCAGAGGCCACAATACTTGACCTTTAAATTTCTCTGTACCCCTTTTCTCTTGGTCAAGTAATGGTGTATAAACAATCACTAAACTAGCCAAAGATACCTATTGTAAATCCATAAAAGTAAGAATCTTCCTGAATGCAAATCATCTCAGCCTCCAGTTCCTAAGAAATAGGACACAGCTGCAGAAGTGGTCTCTAAACATTGCCATTCTAGTTGACAGACGCTTGGGAAGCTGTATAAACACCTGCCCACTTAGCAACAAATTCTAGTACACAGAGTACAGCTGAACGCGTAACCTTATGGGAAGTCACTGAACTTAGAAAGTTAGATGGGATCTTTCAGGGAGGGGTAGTTGAAGGCAAGTTTggagctgtttttttaaaaagagaaggagtGAAAACTTATTTTGAACACTACTCTGGGCAGCAAGCAACTGGAGTAGAGATGCCTTTGGCTTGTCCACTGCCCTGATTTGCTTTTAGTTCACTTGGATGAACCAGAGTTGACTGGAGTGTTGATATGGGGGCTGCGTACACCTCAGTGTTGGCTGGGGTTCATGCTGCCCCACGGCTCTGGGTAGGAAGCCCAGAGTGACTGGAGCTGAAGTGGAGGCTCAGGACAGTGAATTTAGGGAGTGAAGGGGGTGTCTGGGACACAGGcactaagaaagaagagaaggggttttcacccttttccttcctccctacTCCCCAGAGCTGCTGCCCAAAGGGAGCAAAGAGGAGCAGCGGGATTATGTCTTCTACCTGGCCGTGGGGAACTACAGGCTCAAGGTAAAGCAGAGCACTTCCTTCTCCCCCTCCACCCTGCCTGGGTGGTCAAGCACTCATCTCTCTCCTCCAGGGTAGAGCCCAGGCCAGAGAGGGCAGTAGGCAGGGGGTGGTGTTGGGTACAGAGGTGCAAGGTGAAAGCAGGCCAAGATACTAAGGGAAGGCGAGAGACGGAGGATCTGGGTGCCGAGGGTGTGGGGAGCAAAGTGATGTCAGCACTGGGGTGCAGCCCCAAGCCTTGGGCTGTTATCTCCTTCAGCTTATCACCCCCACACAGTTGGGGTGGTTTGTGGACTCTACTCCTCTAGGTGGGGCTGGAGCAAGGGAGGGGgtgcagggagagggaggagccCCAGGGCCAGCGGAGAGAAGGCCCCTCTGATGGGCAGGCGGAGGGATGGAATTCTGAGGGGGTGTGTGTTGTTTTCCCTGAGTGCAGGAATATGAAAAGGCCCTGAAGTATGTGCGAGGGCTGCTGCAGACAGAGCCGCAGAACAACCAGGCCAAAGAACTGGAACGGCTCATTGACAAGGCCATGAAGAAAGGTGAAGGCCGTCCTCTctgcccctctgcctccctccactCCCTGCCCTCATGTTTCCTTGGCCCCCAGCATCCCCGGGCCCCTCTCCACTCTCTTAACTCCTCTTCTGTCGCCCGTGCCTGGACCCTCTGGTCTCTCTTCAGATGATGCCCTCCAGGCAGTTCCTCCTCAAACCCTCTTCTTTCCCCGGCCCTGAGGGCCCCTCACACCAGGACTCCAGGGAGAGAGGCATGTCTTCTGCCAAGGAGCAGCAGGCCGTGAGGTGGTAGCCCAGGTCCCCGCAGGGACTGGGTTTGGCCTCGTGACAGtctcccttttcctctccccaGATGGACTAGTGGGCATGGCCATCGTTGGAGGCATGGCCCTGGGCGTGGCGGGACTGGCTGGACTCATCGGACTTGCTGTGTCCAAGTCCAAATCCTGAAGGAGGTGGCATCCCTGCGTCTGTGCAGGGACACGTGGGAGCCCGTGGAGGACACTGGAAGAGAGGCCCACCCCCCCGgccgtccctttcttctcctgcactgcatccCTGTCCTCTGTGAACGTCACCCTCCTCTCCCCTGAGAGCTGTCACCTATCCCCAAATCATGTGCTTGGAGATGAGTGTAAATAAACCTGGACTTGGGCTTGGGAACCTCTTGTGTCCATGTTGAGAAAGGGGTGGGTTTGGTTGGGCCCAGGAGATCAGAAAATGGAATATATGGCTAAGCATACGGGGTCACACGTGTGCCCTTCCTGCTCTGCGCCCTCCTACGCCTACCCCGGAGGCTGCTGTGGGGTTCTCCTTTGTCCACCAAGCTGCCCAGACCCCacacccttccttccttcccccaccaCTAGCCATGTCCTTGAGCAGTGGCAGGCAGCATAGGGATGTGGCCTTTGCATGGCCTTAGAATCCTGACAAAAAACTGACCAGAGGCGGGAAGGGCAGAGCTGAAGGGACAGGCAAGACTGATGTCTCCTCTGACCCACTCAGCTGCCTCTCAGCGTGGAGTTTTCcacaccagggaggcccccactCAGCTTCCTCCAAAACCTCCGCCCTTCCCTCCCTTTGTCCTGcgtcctccccttcctcctccctgtccctctccttAAGGGAGGGGGGCCaccgggggcggggcagggggggtAGGAAATGGGCATTTGGCATGGACTTGGCAGAGGTCACGGAAGAGGTCAGGAACCCAGGACATCCCAGTTGCAGAAGGAAGGTTGGAACCCAGTCTCCACCCAGCCCACTTGGCCTCACACCCATTAGCCCGTGCCAGGCTCAGCCTGGGCCTGTCTTGCTTCACTTCATACCTCTCATTCTTTATCCCCACTGGGGGGACAGGGGAGGAGGCACCTGCAGGcagcatggaggagcctggcacaggGAAGAGGATGGGGATTACACCTCAGCACAGTGATGTCCCGTGTGACTGCCTGGGTATAGAATGAGCCCCTTGGAACTGAGCCCCAGCCACGCTCGCCAGAAGGGAACCGGAGCTGTCCCAGCTGTGGGAAATGAGACCGTCTCTGCCAGGACAGGTGCTCAGTGTTGGCTTGGGGTGGGGACCCAGAGGTTTCTAATCTGTCATAATTAGTAGAGCCGGTGACGGTTCTGATAACTCTGAGCTGCTTAGATTATCAGAGGATCACGTCCTGGGCTTGTGATTTATCCCACTTAGGGCCCCTTTGGCAGCAAGATCAAGCTTTTTGCCGAGAGTCAAAGATCAACCCAACAAGGGGCGAAATTCAAGTTCAGGAAGTTGGAAGTTTGGAGAACAGCCCCTGGTGGCCTCAACCTGGGCCTTGGACACCCAGGGCATTCACCTGGTACTGAGCAGTTCATACTCGCAAGGAGCTTTGATATGAGGTCACAATTCTCAACATAACCTACGAAGTGAGGAGGAGCAGTTCAGttcacagaagcagaaacaaGCTCAAGGGGCTCCGACTTCATGCCCGTGGCGCGCTGGTCAAGGATAGGACCTGGTTGGAATCCTGGTTGGTTGGATTCCAAAGCCATGGGTTCCCCCAGATTTCCCATTCCCTCATTCAACCTTACTCTCCCTTGGAGACTCAACCCTGAGGTCTCTGAGTTTCTTGAACTGTTCTCACCAGCATTCAGAGGGTGGCTCAGCTGCCTTGATCCTTCCCCACCGAAAGGTGCAGGGGGCCTCTCTGTGTTCAGCCTCGGTCTCTTGCCTCAGCCGCTTCCTCTTTCCTTGCCCCTCTTACTCCATTCTCTGGCCCCCGACGAAAGCTGAGTCAGAAGCCAGCGCTTCCCCTTGGCTCCCAGTGCCTCCCATGGGAGCCCCTCCTTGGCGGCGCGTCCGTTAGTCACTCCCCGGTAAgtcctctccccccaccctcgAGGGGCGGGGAGCCCAGGGCAGCCCAGAGGccaggggggagggggtggactTTTGGCCCGTTTCGTTTATTCCCTCCATCTCCTCGTCAACAGCTGCTGTGCGCGCTTGGCTCATTCCTCTGACGGACCTGCGGGGAAGCGAAGAGACcgggggagagggcaggagacaCACCGGAGACGGACCTGGGCCACGGAAGAGGCCGAGGCTGCAGcctgcctccctctctttccctagCCTGCCTGAACCACCCTCCTTGGCCAAAGCCCCCTCGGGTTCCCCCggggcccagcccctccccctctctGGGGCCCTGGGCTCCCCCGGGGCCTGTGGCCCACCATGCCGGTGGCTATGGAGATCTTCGGCTTCTTCCTCACAGCTGTGGGGCTGCTGATGCTGGGGGTGACCCTGGCGCACAGCAGCTGGCGAGTGTCCACCGTGCATGGGAATGTCATCACTACCAACACCATCTTCGAGAACCTCTGGTACAGCTGTGCCACCGACTCCATGGGCGTCCACAACTGCTGGGAGTTCCCGTCCATGCTGGCCCTCTCCGGTACGGGCTGGGGAGAGCCGAAGGGAGCAGAGGGAGGCGGGAGGCTGGAGAGACCCCAGGGAGGGTGGGCGCTGCCTGTGGTTGGACCTTGGGCGCCATACAGCCCAGGGAAGCCAGATGCAGTGAGGAGACCTGCTTCCTGCAGCCAGGAGTGCTGGGGGCATCTCTCTGTCTGGAACTCCAGCAGAGGCCGCGCCACGTGGCCCCCTGCTCTAGCATGACCCTCTGTCTTTGTGGCTACAAGTGCCGGCACTGGGGCTAGAGTGCCAGCCCTGACACCTGCCCTGGACCTGCTCCGTGCCTCCTGATAAGATGAGCTTCATTTGACCCATCTGTTAAAACTCGGGTCAGAATAGCACTGGTTCACTGGGTGGTCGTGAGGATTATGTGAGATGAAATGTGCAGAAAACGTTAACACCAGGCTGGCGTCTACGCTCGCTCAATCAAATCCAGCACTTTAGTTTTGGGGTGAGAGTACTGGGGCTTGTGGGGTGAAGAGGAAACCCCACCTTGGATTCCTGGGGGTTGAGATACTTAGAAGTCTCAATAACTGCACCAGGCTTCCACTGGGGCATTGGTCTCACTGCCACGGCGAGCTCTAGAAGGCTGTTTTAAATGGAGACCTCTTGCACGTCTCAGTATGCACTGTAGTCAgggatgtgtgtgcatatgtgtttggGGTTGTTGGTGGGCTGGAGCCTACAGCTCTTTTGGCTCCAAAAGGCCCTCCCTGGTTCCTGGAGCTCATGCTGTGAGCAGTACGCATCACTCCCCAACCCGTGGAGCCCTTCAGTCGGCCCGGCCCTCACCAGTGCGCTGCAGCTCCCGTGCCCTCACTGGGGGCTGCTGGAGCCATCATGCCCTTCCAGGGTCCCCAGCTGCAGGGGCCGGGTGGCAGGGGAAGGAGCTGAGGCCAGCATGCCAGGAAACTGCCTCCCCGAGTATCAGAGATGCTATGAGCTGCTAGGGAGTCTGGGTGGGTCTCCCCTGCCCCTACTATTCCCAGGGTCTCCTGAGGCAGCTACAGGGGCTTCATGCTCTCATCCCATCCAGGACCCGCcctccccccgccaaaaaaaagaACTTCTATGAAAGCTGAGTACAATCTGGGTCAGACACCAGGATCGGACGCCAGACTGGTGGGTGGGCAGGAGGGACATTGGCTGCAGCCACTCAGCAGCGTGGTGTGAGGAGGGGCCCCACTGGGACTGCTGCTCTCATGACTGCGCACAGAAGACAACGAAAGGCGGAGATGCAAGGGCGAGCGAGCCGGGCGGGGAGGGCAGAGAGCACGCAGCTGTCCAGGGATGGGCTGAGGCTCCCGGCATCATCAGTGCTTTGCGTGCACCATTTCAGTGCTGTTTACAGCCCCGCCATTGGCAGCATTAGTAACCTCATCTCAGGAGCAGGAAAACTGCATGGTGACCTGCCCTGAGCCACCCAGGTGGTTGGGGGGCTGGAATTCAGAGCCAGCCGATACTCCGTTCCCAGGCTAGTTCTGGTCCTGGGGGGGTCCTGTCACTTACTCACACCGCAGCCACGCAGCTGCTTATGGGCCCTTCAATAACGTCTCCTTATCTACAAGAGCTCCCTGGGGATCCGGAGCTGGTCTGCCCAGgtggggatgggtgggtgggtggatgggtaagTAGGGGGAGAGGCTGGGGGAACTCCAGAGGAAGTGACCGGAAAGGAGAAAATGCTCCCAGGGAACtttgcccctcctccctgccccccaactCTGGGCCACTTCACATCTTCCTGGCAGGGGCCCAGCCTTTCCCCTTCAACACGGGTGGCACTGCCCCACCCAGGGAAGGGGTGCAAGGTCCTTGGGAGTGCTTGGCAACTGTCGAAGACctaggaggaggaagggggcccAGAAAGGGAGCAGCCGTTTCCTTCCTTCGGCTCTGAGGAAGGAGCATATGAGCTAGGCTTGCCTCACACCCGTCCTAGGCCCAGGTATCCCACCTTCCAGATTAGAAGCTGCCACTGCTGCCCCCTATCGGTCACTCCGGGAAGAGGCTGGGTTCAGGATGTCAGGCACTGTGCAGGGCGATAAATGGGACCTCCCAGATGTGAGCAAGGGGAGGGGTGCTCACAGAGTGTAGTGTCTGTAACACCCAGCAGAGCATGGCGGTTCTCAACTAGTGGTAGCTTTTTGACAATATCTAGAGATTTTGATTGTCCTGTCTGGGGGGACTGCTATTGACGTCTAGTGGGcagaggccaaggatgctgctaaatacCCTAcaatgcagggacttccctggtggttcaatggttgaGGTtccctgcttccactgcagggggtcaccaggtttgatccctggtcagggaacaaagatcctacatgccaagtagtgtggccaaaaatttaaaaaaaaaaaaaaaaatcctgtaaaaGGAGTATCACCCCCAGGACAAAGCATTATTAGCCAAAGTGTCTAAGTGGCGCTGAGCAGAAGCCTTGTAACAGAGGTAGAGGCGAAGTGCACCTGGAGGGTCGAGGGGTGCGGAGGTAAGCTCCTGGGAAGGAGGGGGTGTGACCCCTCAGATGGGATGGGGCCCAAAGAGGAAGCAGAGGACTTGAGGGCTTGTAGGGACTGACTGTCACAGGCTGGAGAGCAGGCGGAGGGGAAAGGGCCGGCTCTGGGACCCATGGCTGCGCCCCGCTTCCCCAGGGTACATCCAGGCCTGCCGGGCGCTCATGATCACCGCCATCCTCCTGGGCTTCCTGGGCCTCTTCCTAGGCATGGTGGGGCTGCGCTGCACGAACATTGGGGGCCTGGAGCTCTCCAGGAAAACCAAGCTGGCGGCCACCGCAGGAGCCCTACACATCCTGGCTGGTAATCGGGGGAAGTCATGGGTGGACCCCGCGCTGCAGTGGGAGGGGGTGGTGCTGCAGTGGGGGTGGGATGGACAACCCAGACCCCAGGGTTGCCTCACCTTCCCCTTTGCATTGACACCTGCCCCCTCTCCctgctcaccccacccccacccatacTCACCAAATCCCTTGGTTACAAATCAGTCCGTTAGCAATGTTTCTTGAGCCTGCACTAGGTGCTAGGCATGAGCAAGGTGTGGGAGGGAATCCAAAGGTGAGAGTTCCTGCCCTCCAGCGCTTACAGTCTGGCTGGGAAGATCAGAGCTAGggcgtgcacgcacgcacacacatacacacacactgtgcaCAATAACAGTACCACAAGACTTGCCATCCCTTTTCAATTTGCAAAACATGTCTGTGCACATCCCCTCACAACACGCCTGTGAGATAGAGCAGGTCTTGTCCTGTTCTCCAGATGTGGACACAGGCTCAGAGAAGCCAGGCGGCATACTGGAAGACACAGCCCCAGGGGCCGGCCAGGCTGGACCACTAGtccaggagcctggctggcttcagGCCTTCATGCACTGAGCCATAAGGCCTAGGAAATGGGTGTCAGCGCAGGCAGGGCTGATCAGGGAAGACTGCTTGGGCTTTCGAGGATGGGTAGGAGCtggtgacagagaaggcaatggcaccccactccagtactcttgcccggaaaatcccatggatggaggagcctggtaggctgcagtccatggggtcgctaagagtcggacatgactgaagcgacttagcagcagcagcagcaggagctggtGAGCAGATTCCTACTGCAGAAACTGTGGTCCAGGCACTAGAGGTAGGAGGGACAGGGCAGGTGTGGGATAAACAGAGGGAAGAGGGGCCGAGGAGCAGAGTGGAGGCTAGACAAGAAAGGTGGGCTGCAGTGTGTCCTGGGTGCTGGATGGAGCAGCCTGCCGTTGACGTAGGAAACAGAAGTGAGTAGCTGGCGAGAGGAAATGAAAGGGATCCGATGAAGCTTGCTCTTGGACTTGATGCCCATGTCCTTTCTCTGGGCTGCCCCTTCCTCCGCCAGGCCTAGCTGGGTTCTCCGGTTCCTCCCCCCAGGTATCTGCGGGATGGTGGCCGTCTCCTGGTATGCCTTCAACATCACCAGGGACTTCTTCGACCCCTTGTACGCCGGAACCAAGTGAGTGTGGGGGACAGCGGGTGGGTGGGTCTCAGTGCGACTCCTGAACTAGCGCCACCTGCTCACCGTCCTCGTCCCCAGGTACGAGCTGGGCCCTGCCCTCTACCTGGGCTGGAGCGCCTGCCTGCTCGCCATCCTGGGCGGCATCTGCCTCTTCTCTAACTGCTGCTGCTCCCAGGACCGGGACCCCGCCGCTGGGTAAGGGAGGGCGCGCCGCGGGGACGGAGTGCGGGGCAAGGGCCGCACATCCTTCTGACCGGGTCCTCTCCCCGGCCAGCGTCCAGCTTCCCTACAAAGCCCCCGTGATACCGGCCGCCAGCCTCGCTGCCCGCCTGCCCGCCGCAGCCTCGGATGAAGAGGGCGACAGCAGCTTTGGCAAGTACGGGAAGAACGCTTACGTATAGGCAGCCGGGCCTGTGGACCCATTCCCTTCCCACTGCCCGCAGTGGAGAGGGGTCCCTGGAATACCTGGGCTGCGGGCGCGGGCCCCTGCTCCAGGTTATCGAGTTCAGGGCCAGCCAAGCTCTGGCTCCGCCCCCTGCCCGGAAGCCACACCCAGCTCTGGCCTCAGGCTCCGCCTTCCCATGGGAGCTCCGCCCTGGCTACGCCTCTTTCCTCTGGTTCTCCGGATGCTCTGTGGCCAACAACCGACCTCCTGAGAACTCATCTCTGGCCTCTGAGGCTGGACCCCTCTTAACCTTCTGAGTCTAGGTTCCGGGCCGTTAAACGGTTCAAGGCGTCCCCGAGTGTTTGCAGTCTGTATAAATTCATGCGTAAATAAACTTGTGAACTGTTCTGGGGTTGAAGGTGTCATGAGGCAATTGACCCAGCAAGGGGTGGCTGAGGCAACACCCAGGATCACATCAGTTCCTGGACCCCAGGCTGTCACCTGTCCACTGCCTTTGGACTGCCCCATctggcaaaggaggaaaggagttGCAAGTAGTTTGTAGAGTGTGGCATTCTCACAACTACTGATAAGGCCCAATAAGGAGCAGATAAGGACTGGAATAGCAGATACCCTCTGGCCAGACTGATAACAAGTCATTCCTTTTACTCTGGACCTTTCTCACAGCTGCACAAGGACATGATTGGTCTAGAGTTTCTTTACCTGGACCTGAGAGTGGATATCAGAAATTGACAAGCCCTTTGAAATGGTGTCAAGTCAGCCAGGCCTGGAGCAAGTACATTTTTCTGGGGATGGTTCAGTAACTTCCAGAAAAGGCACTGGAGGTCTGTTCAGAGGCCTGTGTATtggtggtgtgcgtgtgtgtgtgtgactgaatgGTATCCAGCTCAGACGTGGCTACGGGGCCGTGGGCATGCTTGGCACAGGCCCAGCCAGCACCAAGCAGAGCCGGTACACACTTGaagcaggaaactgaggctgagggaaAGAAGCCTGGCATCCAGTGTTAGGAGCAGAGAGCAGGGTCTACCCTGGCACCCATCCCGTCGTGCTGCATACAGGACCGAGTCCCTTGGCGGTGGCGTGGCACTTAACCTTCCTTTGATCCCATCTGCTCACCTGCACTGACTCTCCTGGGATGTAGAGACCTCCCACACCTGCGTTCCAACTGGGCCCTCTCCTGAGCTTCAGGAGTCGTGCAGCCCTCGAGTGTTGTCACCAGGCTGGGTGAATCCATCACTTTCCCCCCAAATCACAGTTTCTTCCAGGCCAAACTCTTGAGCCTCATAGAGCAGCCTCTGGCTGCTCCTTCACTTCCTCTTCACCACCTTCCCCTCAGCTGGCAGCCAAATCATATCAGTTCTCCACAGAGCTTTCCACTTCCACCGAGTTCTCTGCCTTGTCCCGCCTGGTGTTGGGTCCAGCCCCCATCCCCAGACTCTGATGTTAAGAGAACCCGCTTAAGTGAGCGTTGTGACCCAGTTCCCATTCCTCCCTATTCATCAGCCTGCCCTGGCAGCAGCACCCTGGTGCTGcaggaaaaagacaaagacaatTACACCGTGGCACGCTGCCTGGCCCTagcccaattttttaaaaaaaaatcaatttggctgcatcaggtcttagttgccacactCCACACTCGTGGGCTCTTTATGGCAGCAAGctggcttctctccagttgtggcgcaCCACCTTAGCCGCCCTTCAGCATGTGAGAtgttagttccccgaccagggattgaaccttcgtccccagcactggcaggcagattaacctctgaaccaccagggaagtccctagcttgCCTTTCTATCCCCATTTCTTACTATTCCTCCATACATCCATGGTCTCCCAGTAAGCTGGACTGCTCACGTGGACACACACATTCGAATCAGGGCTTCCTACTGGGCTCTGCCCAGAACACATGCTTTTTATGCTATTCCCTACCCCTTCCCCCCCAACACTCGGCTTTCATACCATTTGTGGCTGTCCCCAGGCCAAGTCCAAAGTCCACGTGGAAAGGACTGTACAGAAACATAGACACTGGGAAGCGGGTTTCACGCAGGCCCTCAGTGTAACAACCTGCAGGACAGGCCCTGGGCCACGTGATGCTGACCTGCCTCTTCTCACCCCTTCCCCCTTTCAGGAAAACCAACCTGAGCCAAGTTTCACATTCGAGCCTTGACTGCGTGCCTTCATATGACCATGGGGTTAAGTTTTGGTTTCTTTGTCCATCAAGCAGGGTCACACGGCTATAAACGGCTATCGAACTACTTTTGAAccctttttaacattattttcttctttgctagAAGCTACAGAAGCAAGATctggtccctgccctcagagaACTCACAGGCTGGGAGCAGACAAAAATGCAGACAGCTAGTTACCACGTAATGGGCAAGGTGCTACGGCTGCTTGTTCCAAGAAGCCTCTGATTTCCAAGGAACTGGCTATAAAAAAGCTCAACAAACTGCTTAGGTCTTGGGCAATGAGGTCAATAGCTGAGCACTCACCGAAAACCAGGCACTGGGCCTGGTACAGTCTCTAGTCCTCTGATTTCTGGGAGGTGGCTGTAACAGTCAGAGGGGCAAAGTGGTCTGTCCAACCTTGTAAGCAGCACTAATAATTAGTagtacagtgaagtgaaagtgttagttgctcagtagtgttcgactATTTGCGGCCCCAcggacagcccaccaggctctctgtcccagggggtttcccaggcaagactactggcacgggtagccatttccttcacgggatctttctgaccagggattgaacccaggtctcccacattgaaggcagattctttaccatctgagccaccagggatttcccAAAGACTCAGGTATTTCCCGAGGTGGGGACCAAGTGTCCACTAGAACATAGAAAGCTGGCAAAAACTGCTCAATATTTTCCTTGAGgaattatagttttaaattagGGTCTGGAGATCCTTCccagaaaagatcaataaatgaTTTGTAGAGCCAGTTAGCATGAGGTGGCCCCGGGATCCTATCAAGGCCAGCAGACGAAGACTGTGTGTGTCAGAGTAGACAAATCTTACACCATGCGGAACAACAAAtatgaaacaaacaaatatgAAACAAAGTCAGTACACTTAGGAAACAAACCAAGGAGACAGTGCTGACTCAGCAGCAATCCAACAGGAAATCCGGAGGAGGTGATCACAGCGAAGCACAGGTGTTCCTCAGCCAagaaatggtctttttttttgtcaCACCGTgcagcttttgggatcttagttccctaaccaagaatcgaacctggggCCCAGCTgagtgaaagcaccgagtcctaaccactggatcgccaggaaattccttctattttctttcttgagtGCACTTCTTGGCAGAGAGGAAAATAGAAAGGCTAGGACCCAGGAAGGTTTCCCTGCCTGAGAGCAAGATAATTAATCTAGGCCAAAGAGTCAGCAGCCAGTAGACTGAATTCCTGATGTCCCAGTTACTATTGCTGTCCAACCAACCATCCCAAGGCTCAAAGGCATAAACTGTTTTATTATACACATAGATCCTGTAGGTCAGGAATTTAGAGCAGAGATGGCCAGTGTCTGCTCCAAGATGTTGAGGACACAGCTAGGAAGACTCAAATGGGTGAGGGTGACTTATGTCTGGGGTTTGGAATCATCAGGAAGCAGCTTCACTACTATGATGGAAGCCTGGGCTGGGAAGGCTTGAAGGCTTGCTCACCTGGACCTGCCAACGGGAGGACCTACACACAgagggcttcctcacagcatggcagcttCAGAACGCCTGGATTTCTTACAAAGTAGCCGAGGGCTCCAAAGGCAAGTATCGAGGGACAGGGCAGAAGCTGCACTGTCTTTTACCACCTGGCCTTTCACGTCCCATGATCACTCTTCTACCGTTGTCTACTGGGCCAAGCAGTTGTTAGGTCTGACCAGATCCCAGGGGAAGGGGACCAAGAGCCACTTTTTGATGCTTGAAGGATAGTAAAAAATTTTACAGCCATTTCTGAAAACCACCACGCTGAGGATTGTCTCTTAAACCCTGTCCTTACCACCATTCAACACGACGCTGTCACCCAACACCACTTGCCCAACCACCAGTCTCCAGAAGAAAGAGCAAGCAACTTCCCAGGAAGAGACTGGTAACACCTTGCGAGAAAGCCCAACCACAAGAAAGTCCCCCAAAGCGGGGAGAAGAGCCTAAGGCGGCCCCTGATACCAGCCTGGCTGGATCTCACTAATATCTTATTGAAATA contains:
- the FIS1 gene encoding mitochondrial fission 1 protein isoform X2, yielding MEAVLNELVSVEDLLKFERKFKSEKAAGSVSKSTQFEYAWCLVRSKYNDDIRKGLALLEELLPKGSKEEQRDYVFYLAVGNYRLKEYEKALKYVRGLLQTEPQNNQAKELERLIDKAMKKDGLVGMAIVGGMALGVAGLAGLIGLAVSKSKS
- the FIS1 gene encoding mitochondrial fission 1 protein isoform X1; amino-acid sequence: MEAVLNELVSVEDLLKFERKFKSEKAAGSVSKSTQFEYAWCLVRSKYNDDIRKGLALLEELLPKGSKEEQRDYVFYLAVGNYRLKEYEKALKYVRGLLQTEPQNNQAKELERLIDKAMKKGEGRPLCPSASLHSLPSCFLGPQHPRAPLHSLNSSSVARAWTLWSLFR
- the CLDN15 gene encoding claudin-15 isoform X2, translating into MPVAMEIFGFFLTAVGLLMLGVTLAHSSWRVSTVHGNVITTNTIFENLWYSCATDSMGVHNCWEFPSMLALSGMVGLRCTNIGGLELSRKTKLAATAGALHILAGICGMVAVSWYAFNITRDFFDPLYAGTKYELGPALYLGWSACLLAILGGICLFSNCCCSQDRDPAAGVQLPYKAPVIPAASLAARLPAAASDEEGDSSFGKYGKNAYV
- the CLDN15 gene encoding claudin-15 isoform X1, with product MPVAMEIFGFFLTAVGLLMLGVTLAHSSWRVSTVHGNVITTNTIFENLWYSCATDSMGVHNCWEFPSMLALSGYIQACRALMITAILLGFLGLFLGMVGLRCTNIGGLELSRKTKLAATAGALHILAGICGMVAVSWYAFNITRDFFDPLYAGTKYELGPALYLGWSACLLAILGGICLFSNCCCSQDRDPAAGVQLPYKAPVIPAASLAARLPAAASDEEGDSSFGKYGKNAYV